Proteins from a single region of Campylobacter sputorum:
- the trpD gene encoding anthranilate phosphoribosyltransferase codes for MILIIDNYDSFVYNIYQYIKQMSSDDVMCVRNDKITLDKIKNLNPTHIILSPGPKHPKDSGICLEILKSNLNIPILGVCLGHQAIGFVFGGEISKLKKPLHGKTSKIKIYQKGVIFEGLSDEFSVMRYHSLYVSKIPEYFEILAKSLDDNVIMAFRHKTKPIFGVQFHPESYFSEYGKKIIENFIKYDKNLKGENMTSFAPYMTKLQKGYPLDSSDYEVICKALNDKDYDIVQLAGLLVLISEKSLYADSLAALVKNILKYSLTYSDDGEFFDIVGTGGDRLKTINISTTTAFILAALGVKVSKHGNKAITSKSGSSDTLSALNIPMSGNIEENRKLLEQKGLAFFHAPLFHKITAEVKEVRDRLKIGTVFNMLGPLLNPNLSLRYQIAGNYLEEVNELMAKTLMNLGRKHALVVHGMDGMDEITICDETLIHEVKDDKIIEYKITPEQFGFNRAFHKDVEGGTSEENGKILEATLQGTISGAKFDIVILNAMFGMYCAEKVKTPMDAKEIILKAIKDGKVWEFYQNYKNAKN; via the coding sequence ATGATACTTATAATTGATAATTACGATAGTTTTGTTTATAATATATATCAGTATATAAAACAGATGAGTAGCGATGATGTGATGTGTGTTAGAAATGATAAAATCACACTTGATAAGATAAAAAATCTAAATCCAACTCATATCATTTTAAGCCCAGGCCCAAAGCATCCAAAAGATAGTGGAATTTGTTTAGAAATTTTAAAATCAAATTTAAATATACCTATTTTAGGCGTTTGTCTTGGACATCAGGCGATTGGATTTGTTTTCGGTGGAGAAATTTCTAAGCTTAAAAAACCGCTTCATGGAAAAACCTCAAAGATAAAAATTTATCAAAAAGGTGTGATATTTGAAGGCCTAAGCGACGAATTTAGCGTTATGAGATATCACTCTTTGTATGTTAGCAAGATTCCAGAATATTTTGAAATTTTAGCAAAAAGTTTAGATGATAATGTAATAATGGCTTTTAGACACAAAACAAAGCCTATTTTTGGAGTTCAGTTTCATCCAGAGAGTTATTTTAGTGAGTATGGCAAAAAAATCATAGAAAATTTTATAAAATATGACAAAAATTTAAAAGGAGAAAATATGACAAGTTTCGCACCATATATGACAAAACTTCAAAAAGGATATCCACTTGATAGCTCTGATTATGAGGTTATTTGTAAAGCGTTAAACGATAAAGATTATGATATAGTTCAGCTTGCAGGATTACTTGTGCTTATAAGCGAAAAAAGTCTTTATGCAGATAGTCTTGCGGCGTTAGTAAAAAATATATTAAAATACTCACTTACTTATAGTGATGATGGTGAATTTTTTGATATCGTTGGAACTGGTGGCGATAGACTAAAAACTATAAATATATCAACAACTACAGCCTTTATACTTGCGGCACTTGGAGTTAAGGTTTCAAAACATGGAAATAAAGCAATTACTAGTAAAAGCGGAAGTAGCGATACTCTTAGTGCTCTTAACATACCCATGAGTGGAAACATAGAAGAAAATAGAAAACTTTTAGAGCAAAAAGGTTTAGCATTTTTTCACGCACCGCTTTTTCACAAAATCACAGCTGAGGTTAAAGAAGTAAGAGATAGGCTTAAAATCGGAACCGTTTTTAATATGCTAGGACCTCTTTTAAATCCAAATTTATCACTTCGTTATCAAATAGCAGGAAATTATCTTGAAGAAGTTAATGAACTGATGGCAAAAACGCTTATGAATTTAGGAAGAAAACACGCTCTTGTAGTTCATGGAATGGATGGAATGGATGAGATTACAATTTGCGATGAAACTTTAATCCATGAAGTAAAAGATGATAAAATCATAGAGTATAAGATAACGCCAGAACAATTTGGTTTTAACAGAGCGTTTCATAAAGACGTTGAGGGTGGAACAAGCGAAGAAAATGGCAAGATTTTAGAAGCAACCTTACAAGGCACGATAAGTGGAGCTAAATTTGATATAGTTATTTTAAATGCTATGTTTGGTATGTATTGTGCTGAGAAGGTTAAAACTCCAATGGATGCAAAAGAAATTATATTAAAAGCTATAAAAGATGGCAAAGTTTGGGAGTTTTATCAAAACTATAAAAATGCAAAAAATTAA
- a CDS encoding sulfite exporter TauE/SafE family protein, whose protein sequence is MEIILLIVSGIFAGFCGGFFGIGGGTIVVPLVMSMGYDIKTAVGISILQMLFSSTFGSYVNYKKGKLKVDEGIFVGLGGFVGAGFSGFIVSAVSSKVLEIGLLLALLIAILKFFKSNLNSNPKNPSNFILFIIGFCIGAFAISMGIGGALFLTPILVGFFGVDIKKAVSMGLFFVIFSAVSGFISLAINGHVNYIAGTLLGLGSLVGVYFGTITSHKIEKSTQKMWLLVLYVSMFLLTLKEVVFG, encoded by the coding sequence ATGGAAATCATTCTTTTAATCGTTTCTGGTATATTTGCTGGTTTTTGTGGTGGATTTTTTGGCATAGGTGGCGGAACTATCGTAGTTCCACTTGTTATGAGTATGGGATATGACATAAAAACAGCTGTTGGAATTTCAATACTTCAAATGCTTTTTAGTTCAACTTTTGGCTCTTATGTTAATTACAAAAAAGGTAAACTCAAAGTTGATGAGGGAATTTTTGTAGGACTTGGTGGCTTTGTAGGAGCTGGATTTAGTGGTTTTATAGTCTCTGCAGTTAGTTCAAAAGTCCTTGAAATTGGGTTGCTTTTGGCACTTCTTATAGCTATTTTAAAATTTTTTAAATCAAATTTAAACTCCAATCCAAAAAATCCATCAAACTTTATACTTTTTATAATAGGATTTTGTATAGGAGCATTTGCGATAAGTATGGGCATTGGTGGAGCACTTTTCTTAACGCCTATTTTGGTTGGATTCTTTGGTGTTGATATCAAAAAAGCAGTTTCTATGGGGCTATTTTTTGTTATTTTTAGTGCAGTAAGTGGATTTATCTCTCTTGCCATAAATGGACATGTAAATTATATAGCTGGCACTCTTTTAGGACTTGGTAGTCTTGTGGGGGTATATTTTGGAACTATAACAAGCCACAAAATAGAGAAATCTACTCAAAAAATGTGGCTTTTAGTCCTTTATGTTTCCATGTTTTTATTAACTCTTAAAGAGGTTGTGTTTGGATAA
- the trpA gene encoding tryptophan synthase subunit alpha: MDKISKAFENKKANIGYIVAGYPNLEYTKEFINSLDESSLDMLEIGIPYSDPLADGKVIFNASFNAMQNGVDTKKVFDMLKHCKTDKCLVFLVYYGLMFSYGIDKFLKNTKECGISGLIVPDLPCEENEELYEKCKNLGISLIPLISVTSEHRLDKLLKRSSGFIYAVGSIGVTGGKQTPIERLKNMISDIKKSTNLPVAVGFGIRTNEDVKLTKTYADGAIVGTSIVKLIENCSVKDAMKEISKIFED; encoded by the coding sequence ATGGATAAGATATCAAAAGCCTTTGAAAATAAAAAAGCAAATATCGGATATATTGTTGCTGGTTATCCAAATTTGGAATACACAAAAGAGTTTATAAATTCCCTTGATGAAAGTTCTCTTGATATGCTTGAGATAGGCATTCCATACTCCGATCCATTAGCAGATGGAAAAGTGATATTTAATGCTAGCTTTAATGCTATGCAAAACGGAGTTGATACAAAAAAAGTTTTTGATATGTTAAAGCATTGCAAAACTGATAAATGCTTGGTTTTTTTGGTTTATTATGGGCTTATGTTTTCTTATGGTATTGATAAATTTTTAAAAAATACCAAAGAATGTGGCATAAGTGGGCTTATAGTGCCAGATTTGCCTTGTGAGGAAAATGAAGAGTTATATGAAAAATGCAAAAATTTAGGAATTTCTTTGATTCCATTAATAAGCGTAACATCGGAGCATAGGTTAGATAAACTTTTAAAAAGATCAAGTGGATTTATATATGCAGTTGGGTCAATAGGCGTAACAGGTGGCAAACAAACTCCAATTGAGCGTCTTAAAAATATGATTTCAGATATAAAAAAATCCACAAATTTACCAGTTGCGGTTGGTTTTGGAATAAGAACAAATGAGGATGTAAAGCTTACTAAAACATATGCCGATGGTGCTATAGTTGGAACAAGTATAGTAAAACTTATAGAAAATTGTAGCGTTAAAGATGCTATGAAAGAAATTTCAAAAATATTTGAGGATTAA
- a CDS encoding AAA family ATPase has protein sequence MIISIGRQTGSGGREIAYKLSNELNFTYLNKEKLLQKAKDFGYFEEMNRLYKEKPVNSLLQAIVKNEVALEKKDNIRKIYNELTKDGDYIIVGRCANYFLRQNREFLSVFLHASAEFKTKRIMEQENLNKQNALEYMELEDTNRESFHNYYTNEKWGDSIYYDLCIDTSKFGIEKTIKFIINAIKNL, from the coding sequence GTGATAATATCTATAGGAAGACAAACAGGAAGTGGCGGTAGAGAGATAGCTTATAAGCTGTCAAATGAGTTAAATTTTACATATTTAAATAAAGAAAAATTACTTCAAAAAGCCAAAGATTTTGGTTATTTTGAAGAAATGAATAGACTTTATAAGGAAAAACCGGTAAATTCGCTTTTACAAGCTATTGTAAAAAATGAAGTTGCACTAGAAAAAAAAGATAATATAAGAAAAATTTATAACGAACTTACAAAAGATGGAGATTATATCATCGTTGGTAGATGTGCTAATTATTTTTTAAGGCAAAACAGAGAGTTTTTATCCGTATTTTTACACGCTAGTGCTGAGTTTAAGACTAAAAGAATTATGGAACAAGAAAATTTAAATAAGCAAAATGCATTAGAATATATGGAGCTAGAAGACACAAACAGAGAGTCATTTCACAACTACTATACAAATGAAAAATGGGGAGATAGCATTTATTATGATTTATGCATAGATACATCTAAATTTGGTATAGAAAAAACTATAAAATTTATAATAAATGCCATAAAAAATTTATAA
- a CDS encoding restriction endonuclease → MLSAIEYSVKHFCVDILGYELQKGKTLGKDYYGASIPIFKNGVEYSFYLYFKKETLNSFGKALLNNDKLPEDDLCDICKEVANQIIGYAKNLLVDRGKDEYKLGTPEYLGMTKNFGLRLNEKIIFKMNNRTFQIGYKKV, encoded by the coding sequence ATGCTTAGTGCTATTGAGTATTCTGTGAAACATTTTTGTGTTGATATATTAGGTTATGAACTTCAAAAAGGTAAAACTTTAGGTAAAGATTATTATGGTGCATCAATACCTATTTTTAAAAATGGTGTAGAATATAGTTTTTATCTATATTTTAAAAAAGAAACATTAAATAGTTTTGGTAAAGCCTTGTTAAACAACGATAAATTGCCAGAAGACGATCTGTGCGATATATGTAAAGAAGTCGCAAACCAGATAATAGGTTATGCTAAAAATTTACTAGTAGATAGAGGCAAGGATGAATATAAACTAGGTACTCCTGAGTATTTGGGTATGACAAAAAACTTTGGTTTAAGATTAAATGAAAAAATTATTTTTAAAATGAACAATAGAACATTTCAAATCGGATATAAAAAAGTATGA
- the trpB gene encoding tryptophan synthase subunit beta — protein MNKKSYFGDFGGQFVPETAMFALEELEEAYETIAKSKEFKEELAYLLKEYVGRPTPLYHAKRLSEHYGHEIYLKREDLNHTGAHKINNALGQTLLAKKMGKKKVIAETGAGQHGVATATAAALLGLKCDVYMGEVDAKRQELNKFRMHLLGADVVEIKDGLKTLKEATTAAIQAWVNEIESVFYVIGSVVGPHPYPTIVRNFQRIIGDETKLQLKEKNINANYIIACVGGGSNAMGIFTSFIDDKNVNLIGVEAGGLGINTPYHAATMTNGRVGIIHGMKTMVLQDEFGRNLPVHSISAGLDYPGVGPEHSYLNSIKRAKYEAINDDECIEAIKLTSRLEGIIPAIESAHALAYLDKLCPTLKEKSTIIVNVSGRGDKDVNTIMNYKKGTIYG, from the coding sequence ATGAATAAAAAATCGTATTTTGGTGATTTTGGTGGGCAGTTTGTACCTGAAACAGCTATGTTTGCACTTGAAGAGCTTGAAGAGGCTTATGAAACTATAGCAAAAAGTAAAGAGTTTAAAGAAGAGTTAGCTTATCTCTTAAAAGAATATGTTGGTCGTCCAACTCCTCTTTATCATGCAAAAAGATTAAGTGAGCATTATGGTCATGAAATTTATCTTAAAAGAGAAGATTTAAATCACACAGGTGCACATAAGATTAACAATGCCTTAGGTCAAACTCTGCTTGCTAAAAAAATGGGGAAGAAAAAAGTAATTGCTGAAACTGGTGCCGGACAACACGGCGTTGCTACAGCTACAGCTGCGGCACTTCTTGGACTAAAATGTGATGTTTATATGGGTGAAGTTGATGCAAAAAGACAGGAATTAAATAAATTTAGAATGCACCTTTTGGGGGCTGATGTTGTAGAGATAAAAGATGGCTTAAAAACACTAAAAGAGGCCACAACGGCTGCCATTCAAGCTTGGGTAAATGAGATAGAGAGTGTTTTTTATGTAATTGGTTCTGTTGTAGGCCCTCATCCATATCCAACTATAGTTAGAAATTTTCAACGCATTATTGGCGATGAAACTAAATTGCAGTTAAAAGAAAAAAATATCAATGCAAATTATATTATAGCTTGCGTAGGCGGTGGAAGCAATGCTATGGGAATTTTTACATCTTTTATAGATGATAAAAATGTAAATTTAATAGGTGTTGAAGCTGGTGGACTTGGTATAAATACTCCATATCATGCCGCAACTATGACAAATGGGAGGGTTGGTATAATTCATGGTATGAAAACCATGGTTTTACAAGATGAATTTGGCAGAAATTTACCAGTTCATAGTATATCTGCTGGTCTTGATTATCCTGGAGTTGGTCCGGAACATTCATATCTAAATAGTATAAAAAGAGCAAAATACGAAGCCATTAATGATGATGAGTGTATAGAAGCTATAAAGCTAACATCTAGGTTAGAAGGAATAATACCAGCTATAGAAAGTGCACATGCTTTGGCTTATTTAGATAAACTTTGCCCAACTTTAAAAGAAAAATCAACAATTATTGTCAATGTCTCTGGTAGAGGCGATAAAGATGTAAATACTATAATGAATTACAAAAAAGGAACTATTTATGGATAA
- a CDS encoding anthranilate synthase component I family protein, protein MLLLEPLIYYEEILKIYKNSFLAEDNLQAIIGVNCSYVSGNNIDELRDIFNSCKSNKIAPFAGLFGVMSYDIVKTIESIGDKKDSYYEFPNFYYANASSYIHYDKMSKIYTFYGNLNLENLLLNVEEKIVKNEYKFKILTNYDSEKKHFFDMLKKAKTYIENGDVFQVVLGEILKVKTDLSSLEFYKKLKTNNKSPYMFHFPTIYGDVVGSSPELVFEIKDDNIFVAPIAGTRKRGENYEKDMVLKSDLLCDEKELAEHKMLIDLARNDVGKYSKPASVRVAKPMEVVFYESVMHIISEVWGKKDKNSDNFDIFKSIFPAGTLSGSPKIRAMQIIDELELKERKIYGGGIGFWHFNENVQMAILIRSAIFVNGIAYIGAGAGIVYDSVEENEYAEICNKRNSCLKVIKELCREENDTYN, encoded by the coding sequence ATGCTTTTATTAGAACCTTTGATATATTATGAAGAAATTTTAAAAATTTATAAAAATAGCTTTTTAGCAGAAGATAATTTGCAAGCTATCATAGGCGTTAATTGCTCTTATGTCAGTGGCAATAATATAGATGAATTGAGAGATATTTTTAACTCTTGTAAATCAAATAAAATTGCTCCTTTTGCCGGACTTTTTGGTGTAATGAGTTATGATATAGTAAAAACTATAGAGAGTATTGGCGATAAAAAAGATAGTTACTACGAATTTCCAAATTTTTATTATGCAAATGCAAGTTCATACATTCATTACGATAAAATGAGTAAAATTTATACATTTTATGGTAATTTAAACCTAGAAAATTTGCTTTTAAATGTAGAAGAAAAAATTGTAAAAAACGAATATAAATTTAAAATTTTAACAAATTATGATAGTGAAAAAAAACATTTTTTTGATATGTTAAAAAAAGCAAAAACTTATATAGAAAATGGCGATGTTTTTCAGGTTGTTTTAGGAGAAATTTTAAAAGTAAAAACAGATTTATCCAGCTTGGAATTTTATAAAAAGCTAAAAACAAACAATAAAAGCCCGTATATGTTTCATTTTCCTACGATTTATGGTGATGTGGTTGGGAGTAGTCCGGAGCTAGTTTTTGAGATAAAAGATGATAATATTTTTGTAGCTCCAATTGCAGGAACAAGAAAAAGAGGCGAAAACTACGAAAAAGATATGGTTTTAAAGAGTGATTTGCTATGTGACGAAAAAGAGTTAGCAGAGCATAAAATGCTGATAGATTTAGCTAGAAATGATGTTGGAAAGTACTCAAAACCAGCGTCTGTCAGAGTTGCAAAACCTATGGAAGTTGTATTTTACGAAAGCGTAATGCATATAATCAGTGAAGTTTGGGGAAAAAAAGACAAAAATAGTGATAATTTCGATATTTTTAAAAGCATTTTTCCAGCTGGAACTCTTAGCGGAAGTCCAAAGATAAGGGCTATGCAAATTATTGATGAGTTAGAGCTAAAAGAGAGAAAAATTTATGGCGGTGGTATAGGTTTTTGGCATTTTAATGAAAATGTTCAAATGGCAATTTTAATAAGAAGTGCTATTTTTGTAAATGGCATTGCCTATATAGGTGCGGGTGCTGGCATAGTTTATGATAGCGTTGAAGAAAATGAATATGCCGAAATTTGCAACAAAAGAAACTCATGTCTGAAAGTTATAAAAGAGTTGTGCAGGGAAGAAAATGATACTTATAATTGA
- the fliN gene encoding flagellar motor switch protein FliN gives MSEDSTLNVASEAISEGLFSDYSELLDISVYFTAELGTTTLSVKEFMNLENGSVIDLEKPAGESVELYINNRIFGKGEVMVYEKNLAIRINEILDSKSVVQYFKKEL, from the coding sequence ATGAGCGAAGATAGCACTTTAAATGTTGCAAGTGAAGCTATAAGTGAAGGGCTTTTTTCTGATTATAGCGAGCTTTTAGATATTAGTGTATATTTTACAGCAGAGCTTGGCACTACAACACTTAGTGTAAAAGAGTTTATGAATCTTGAAAATGGTTCTGTGATTGATCTTGAAAAGCCAGCTGGTGAGAGTGTAGAGTTATACATAAATAACAGAATCTTCGGTAAAGGCGAAGTTATGGTTTATGAGAAAAACTTAGCAATTAGAATTAATGAAATTTTGGACTCAAAGTCTGTAGTTCAGTATTTTAAAAAAGAGCTATAA
- a CDS encoding phosphoribosylanthranilate isomerase gives MAKFGSFIKTIKMQKIKICGIKSVDEARVVLSFDIFYIGVIFAKSKRKVGLDLAIEISNLVHKNERKIVGVFADISEDEILEISKKANLDVVQIYGEISPNLYKNLHLENIEIWKVFSVSNELPNLENDFYDMPLFDCKGKNLGGNGISFDWGILKKLKTKFGLAGGIGAHNISLANSYNPEVIDINSMVEDENGIKSSKKISLTLRSLMEVK, from the coding sequence ATGGCAAAGTTTGGGAGTTTTATCAAAACTATAAAAATGCAAAAAATTAAAATTTGTGGTATAAAAAGCGTTGATGAAGCCAGAGTTGTTTTGAGCTTTGATATATTTTATATCGGCGTTATATTTGCTAAAAGTAAAAGAAAAGTTGGCTTAGATCTTGCTATAGAAATTTCAAATTTAGTCCATAAAAACGAAAGAAAAATAGTTGGTGTTTTTGCTGATATTAGCGAAGATGAGATTTTAGAAATTTCTAAAAAAGCAAATTTAGATGTAGTTCAAATTTATGGCGAAATTTCGCCAAATTTATATAAAAATTTGCACTTAGAAAATATAGAAATTTGGAAAGTTTTTAGCGTTAGCAACGAACTTCCAAATTTAGAAAATGATTTTTATGATATGCCTCTTTTTGATTGCAAAGGCAAAAATCTTGGTGGAAATGGAATTAGTTTTGATTGGGGTATTTTAAAAAAATTAAAAACTAAATTTGGCTTAGCAGGTGGCATAGGTGCCCATAATATCTCTCTTGCTAACTCATACAATCCAGAAGTTATCGATATAAATAGCATGGTTGAAGATGAAAATGGTATAAAATCATCTAAAAAAATTTCTCTAACATTAAGAAGTTTAATGGAAGTAAAATAA